Proteins encoded by one window of Carassius carassius chromosome 30, fCarCar2.1, whole genome shotgun sequence:
- the map10 gene encoding microtubule-associated protein 10, whose translation MSSTQESLFSLELLIDFVHVDGSRVNVLDPAVAVRFLDFPTLLIYQSKQEHLPSKSGHLDLCLSPEATSQPDDGEHLKYSFHKGKSCLFKISLHSLDAHLTNTPLYTMVLDVKDEIPRLIGSSLISLAKVMEKIKLDVEKHGIGHPSAYGERLTTPICNLMGKSIGAISLAYKIVSLGAHLIPHIPENRVYVVGGALGKGEKHSKGNENEEMPPKVSEKHPGSVLLQHVNLDGQSSDIMISEAKQPGVPAFTQTEPAQQRVSWSKDAQEYTTFCPPPLFYSSSMKNQPQRKCFTGLFEAMESLDIEDPEDGNNEVESSDRCDFAEMMAVKADGSSKLTSTPKSQQHKETDSASFGDVIRQLPLLNALLVELSQLNVQTAQQQQVLSVHPNLAWLYTSAQEPSGAENQKTNPKQRLDQCKMKAVKSAKRSKEKVQPKKTLKYGLTNTFRLRLKLVKRGTKMHECIEYQDAKQNQPSSSDHKRVPKTARRSVCSDETVKTLISSFDMHPTPTETPIKSQTRSSIGKHIKNEERHLTEKDKKANIPSKDSERIDQHSASTIQDSNFSFQRGDSRARTSLSNGSYGQEEYQDDFTSLNTTEGYSPDPFSSPEPSRRTRHSGSSTSSTSHPNKGLPVPAKAESSPQRALKSTHIIRPRLQTSALSLSSDEDESRRHRPGSQSSGQKTPSVRSTFGKSESFDSDTSDKAMTFSRVSEDSDSAANNPMLQSISSSESDEERDELGSLGLDKKYRHISQLVINKLPGYTL comes from the exons ATGTCATCGACGCAAGAATCTCTCTTCTCATTGGAACTTTTGATCGATTTCGTTCACGTTGACGGATCACGTGTCAATGTTTTGGATCCTGCGGTGGCTGTTCGCTTCTTAGATTTCCCCACACTGCTGATATACCAATCAAAACAAGAGCATCTTCCATCTAAATCAGGACATTTAGATCTGTGTCTATCACCTGAGGCTACATCTCAACCAGACGATGGAGAACATCTCAAGTATTCCTTCCATAAAGGCAAATCGTGTCTCTTTAAAATCAGTTTGCACTCTTTAGACGCTCATCTCACGAACACTCCTCTCTACACAATGGTGTTGGATGTAAAAGATGAGATTCCCAGACTTATAGGAAGCTCGTTGATATCCCTCGCCAAAGTGATGGAGAAAATTAAACTGGATGTTGAAAAACACGGTATTGGCCACCCATCCGCTTATGGAGAGAGATTGACCACACCAATATGCAATCTAATGGGCAAAAGCATTGGTGCTATCTCTCTGGCTTATAAGATTGTAAGTCTAGGAGCTCATTTGATTCCTCACATCCCAGAAAACAGAGTCTATGTAGTCGGAGGGGCCCTTGGAAAAGGAGAAAAACACTCAAAAGGCAATGAAAACGAAGAGATGCCACCAAAAGTATCTGAGAAGCATCCTGGAAGTGTCCTTTTACAACACGTAAACCTTGACGGACAGTCTAGCGATATAATGATCTCCGAAGCAAAGCAGCCAGGGGTTCCAGCTTTTACTCAGACTGAACCGGCACAACAGAGGGTCTCCTGGTCTAAAGATGCACAGGAATACACCACATTCTGCCCTCCACCTCTGTTTTACTCCTCCAGCATGAAGAACCAACCACAGAGGAAAT GCTTCACGGGGTTATTTGAAGCAATGGAGAGCCTTGATATAGAGGATCCAGAAGATGGAAATAATGAAGTTGAATCATCTGATAGGTGTGATTTTGCTGAGATGATGGCTGTAAAGGCAGACGGATCGAGCAAGTTAACTTCAACTCCAAAGTCGCAGCAGCATAAAGAGACAGACTCAGCTTCATTTGGGGATGTTATCAGACAGTTACCCCTGCTGAACGCTTTACTAGTTGAACTCTCACAGCTGAACGTCCAGACGGCGCAGCAGCAGCAGGTTTTATCAGTTCATCCTAACCTTGCGTGGCTGTACACTTCAGCACAGGAACCATCAGGAGCTGAGAATCAGAAAACAAACCCTAAACAGAGACTTGATCAATGCAAGATGAAAGCAGTAAAGAGTGCAAAGAGAAGCAAAGAAAAAGTGCAACCTAAGAAGACGCTTAAATACGGCTTGACAAACACTTTTCGTCTCCGACTCAAACTGGTCAAACGAGGTACCAAAATGCATGAATGCATCGAATACCAGGATGCAAAACAGAACCAGCCATCATCATCTGACCATAAACGTGTTCCTAAGACGGCTAGAAGAAGTGTTTGTTCAGATGAAACTGTGAAAACATTAATAAGCAGTTTTGATATGCACCCCACACCAACTGAAACTCCAATAAAATCACAGACAAGATCAAGTATcggaaaacacataaaaaatgagGAGCGTCATTTGACTGAGAAAGACAAGAAAGCTAATATCCCAAGTAAGGATTCAGAGCGCATTGACCAGCATTCAGCTTCAACTATTCAAGATTCAAACTTTAGCTTCCAGAGAGGAGATAGCAGAGCAAGGACGAGCTTGAGTAACGGCTCCTATGGACAAGAAGAGTATCAGGATGACTTCACGAGCCTGAACACAACTGAGGGATACTCACCCGACCCGTTCAGCAGTCCAGAACCAAGCAGACGTACAAGACACAGCGGCTCGAGCACTTCAAGCACCTCTCATCCAAACAAAGGTCTGCCTGTTCCTGCCAAAGCGGAGAGCTCTCCCCAACGTGCTCTCAAAAGCACACACATCATCCGACCGCGTCTTCAGACCTCCGCTCTGAGTCTGTCTTCAGATGAGGATGAGTCCAGACGTCACAGGCCTGGATCGCAGAGCAGTGGACAGAAGACTCCATCTGTGCGCAGCACATTTGGAAAATCGGAGAGCTTTGACAGTGACACCAGTGATAAGGCCATGACATTTAGCCGGGTGTCAGAGGACTCTGATTCAGCCGCTAATAACCCGATGCTACAGTCCATTTCATCTTCAGAGAGTGATGAGGAACGGGATGAACTGGGCTCTCTGGGACTGGACAAGAAATACCGTCACATTTCCCAACTGGTGATCAACAAACTACCAGGCTATACGCTGTGA